A section of the Kluyveromyces lactis strain NRRL Y-1140 chromosome F complete sequence genome encodes:
- the PAF1 gene encoding Paf1p (similar to uniprot|P38351 Saccharomyces cerevisiae YBR279W PAF1 RNA polymerase II-associated protein defines a large complex that is biochemically and functionally distinct from the Srb-Mediator form of Pol II holoenzyme and is required for full expression of a subset of cell cycle-regulated genes) — protein sequence MSRQELIAKIRYENELPAPLLPPKLIKYQASPDEDVSSSKLLTSLYTKTNVTPLIDLDHDLGMPLDLLTIPGVLNQQNVGGLFGYDNIKLKQEDRVLLRDPGMDKVVQSDLSKVTFLRRTEYVISTNMSKADKVKRTRSALQNEETLTPEQVLEKVESTFNHRTDDLEKLRHPIKKKVKAVNSWNLLPDTVSMDQGYFTVKFVGSAALDGKEKEKYDMSTALLRPVELEEDEWISAYSTEKESSTKLSENLEQQIDEISHDDSIYKFKRFRDFDMKQIEPETQSSDLALRYDNDKRTVYYKPLRSRLELRRRRVNDVIRPLVREHNWDQINVRLRAPTTKETKVRDAIRMRYDPIDFPALDDDEEEEEAEDNEDRDSQNGEDSQNQGLASTENVKPTASDEVKEESVQSATNELASQKDEDIKPESPV from the coding sequence ATGTCAAGGCAGGAGCTTATCGCAAAAATTCGTTATGAAAACGAGCTACCAGCTCCGCTTTTACCACCGAAGTTAATCAAATACCAAGCTTCGCCTGATGAAGACGTAAGTTCCAGCAAACTTTTGACTTCATTGTACACTAAGACCAATGTTACACCATTAATTGATTTAGACCATGATTTGGGGATGCCTCTCGATCTTTTGACGATTCCCGGTGTATTAAACCAACAAAACGTAGGTGGATTGTTTGGGTACGATAATATTAAGTTGAAGCAAGAAGATAGAGTCTTATTGAGAGATCCAGGAATGGATAAAGTGGTACAGAGTGACTTATCGAAGGTTACCTTCTTGAGAAGAACTGAATATGTCATTAGCACCAACATGTCGAAGGCTGACAAGGTGAAAAGAACTCGTTCTGCATTGcaaaatgaagaaacatTGACTCCAGAACAAGTCTTGGAAAAAGTGGAATCTACATTCAATCACAGAACTGACGACCTTGAAAAATTGCGTCATCCAATTAAAAAGAAGGTGAAAGCTGTTAACTCTTGGAACCTTTTACCAGATACTGTTTCGATGGATCAAGGTTACTTTACTGTCAAATTTGTTGGTTCCGCTGCTCTTGATGgtaaagaaaaggaaaaatacGACATGAGCACTGCGTTACTCAGACCCgttgaacttgaagaagacgaaTGGATCAGTGCTTACTCtacagaaaaagaaagttcTACCAAGCTAAGTGAAAACTTGGAACAGCAAATAGATGAGATTTCTCACGACGACTCCATTTACAAATTTAAAAGGTTCAGAGATTTCGACatgaaacaaattgaaCCAGAAACTCAATCAAGCGATTTAGCTCTAAGGTATGATAACGACAAGCGTACCGTTTACTATAAACCTCTGCGCTCTAGATTAGAgttgagaagaagaagagtcaACGATGTGATAAGGCCTTTAGTCAGAGAACACAACTGGGATCAAATTAACGTCAGATTAAGAGCCCCAACTACCAAAGAAACTAAAGTAAGGGACGCTATCAGGATGAGATACGATCCAATTGATTTCCCAGCGCTTGATGACGAtgaggaggaagaagaggcTGAAGATAATGAGGATAGAGACTCTCAAAATGGAGAGGATTCTCAAAACCAGGGACTCGCTTCTACTGAAAATGTAAAACCGACTGCATCTGACGAGGTTAAAGAAGAGTCTGTTCAATCAGCCACTAATGAATTAGCCTCTCAAAAGGATGAAGATATTAAACCGGAATCACCTGTATAG
- a CDS encoding S-formylglutathione hydrolase (highly similar to gnl|GLV|CAGL0J05324g Candida glabrata CAGL0J05324g and similar to YJL068C uniprot|P40363 Saccharomyces cerevisiae YJL068C Hypothetical ORF) yields the protein MALKINSAIAVCGGKLLKLSHFSSCTGTDMDVNLYLPKQYYTSIDDSKLIPSVLYLSGLTCTPQNASEKAFWQIQADKFGFAVIFPDTSPRGDGVATDPEGSWDFGLGAGFYVNATEQPYSSHYKMYDYVHKELPEVLAEEFGSKVDFFKNISITGHSMGGFGALSGYLKNINRYKSCSAFAPIVNPSAVPWGQKAFTGYLGSSNKEAWDGYDPTKLIKHVENLNGNKILIHVGSNDPFLEKHLRPHLLQEAAKGTFWEGKIEVNFEDGFDHSYYFISTFVPQHAEFHAKHLGLI from the coding sequence atGGCTTTAAAGATCAATTCTGCTATTGCCGTGTGCGGCGGtaaattgttgaagttgTCTCACTTTTCATCATGTACAGGAACAGACATGGATGTTAATTTGTATTTGCCAAAACAATATTACACTAGCATTGACGACTCAAAACTGATTCCTAGTGTCTTGTATTTATCTGGTTTAACGTGTACACCTCAAAATGCTTCGGAGAAAGCTTTCTGGCAGATTCAGGCTGATAAGTTCGGCTTTGCAGTTATTTTCCCAGACACATCTCCAAGAGGAGACGGTGTAGCTACAGACCCTGAGGGTTCATGGGATTTCGGTCTTGGTGCTGGCTTCTACGTCAATGCTACTGAACAACCATACTCCTCTCATTATAAAATGTATGACTATGTTCACAAAGAACTTCCGGAAGTTCTGGCTGAAGAATTTGGTTCCAAagttgatttcttcaagaatatcTCAATTACGGGACACTCCATGGGCGGTTTCGGTGCCCTATCGGgatatttgaagaatatcaaCAGATATAAGTCTTGTTCTGCCTTTGCTCCAATCGTGAACCCTAGTGCTGTTCCTTGGGGTCAAAAGGCTTTTACGGGGTATTTAGGTTCTTCCAATAAAGAAGCTTGGGATGGATACGACCCaacaaaattgataaaacATGTCGAGAATCTCAATGGAAATAAGATTTTAATTCATGTGGGCTCCAACGATCCATTTTTAGAAAAGCACTTGAGGCCTCATTTGCTTCAAGAAGCAGCCAAGGGTACTTTTTGGGAAGGGAAAATTGAAGtaaactttgaagatggTTTCGATCATTCTTACTACTTCATATCCACGTTTGTTCCTCAACATGCTGAGTTCCATGCTAAGCATTTGGGTTTGATTTGA